The Solanum pennellii chromosome 11, SPENNV200 genome contains a region encoding:
- the LOC107003818 gene encoding uncharacterized protein LOC107003818, which yields MNTTSFTASNTSEDPENFVEKLKKVFEVMHVVNVERVQLVAYQLKSVARTWFDQWKGGRAEDAPHPSWACFEKAFLGSKKGRVAMLIGDIHISKLMVSVEKVEEEKLMDRDEYMNKIANPRNESRQQKGVVGITLASVANDQTENCMRECPKSKQCGRNGGNRDQSSSAAPPDRVAPRGATSGTSGGTNRLYALNNCQENLPNIVTEPGVSLSFVTPYVAMNLKNIPEQLRESFNVSTPTGEFILFESVYHDCPI from the exons ATGAATACTACTAGTTTTACAGCATCAAACACTAGTGAGGATCCGGAAAACTTTGTGGAGAAATTGAAGAAAGTGTTTGAGGTAATGCATGTGGTTAATGTTGAGAGGGTTCAATTAGTTGCATACCAACTGAAGAGTGTGGCTAGGACATGGTTTGACCAATGGAAGGGAGGCAGAgctgaggatgcaccacatccaaGTTGGGCTTGCTTCGAAAAAGCCTTCTTGGGGAG CAAGAAAGGCAGGGTTGCAATGTTGATTGGTGACATACACATATCAAAGCTAATGGTCTCTGTGGAGAAAGTTGAGGAGGAAAAGTTGATGGATAGAGACGAGTACATGAACAAGATAGCCAATCCTAGGAATGAGTCTAGGCAACAAAAAG GTGTAGTAGGAATCACTCTGGCTTCTGTCGCAAACGATCAAACCGAGAATTGCATGAGAGAATGTCCAAAGAGTAAGCAATGTGGTCGTAATGGGGGCAATAGAGATCAATCATCATCAGCTGCTCCACCAGACAGAGTTGCACCTAGGGGAGCTACTTCCGGTACTAGCGGAGGAACAAACCGCTTGTATGCTCTCAATAATTGCCAAGAGAATTTACCAAATattgtcactg aacCAGGGGTGAGTTTATCGTTCGTAACTCCCTATGTTGCTATGAACTTAAAGAATATTCCTGAGCAACTTAGGGAATCATTCAATGTTTCCACACCTACTGGTGAATTCATTCTTTTCGAAAGCGTTTATCATGATTGTCCTATTTAA